Genomic segment of Canis lupus dingo isolate Sandy chromosome 9, ASM325472v2, whole genome shotgun sequence:
TGGAAAGCAGGCTGCAGATGGAGCACCCCGTGGGCCCTAAATACTGCAGCACGTACTTCTTCCAAACAGGAGTGCTCAGCGCCCAGTTCAGGAAGTCAGCACTGGTGCGCTGCTGTCCGATCACAGACCCTGTTCAGCTGTCCCAGCAATATCCTTTCTCCCCCTCTGATCCAGGATTCCATTCAGGAGCACACTTTCCATTTAGTTGTCAGCTCTTTGATTCCTCATCTGGAGCTGCTCCCCAGTCTTGCTTTGTCGTCCTACCCTGGTACATTCCACTGGCTGACCCCGAGCATGGACCTCTGTGACATGGCCTCCTGACCAGACTCAGGCACCTGCATCCTTGGCAGGACCGCCCAGGGCCCCCTGAGCTCTTCCTGAGCCCTGATGTCCAGTGGCCACAGCGGGGGTGTCCACTCTGACCTGTTGTGTTGGTGCTGCCACAACCTTCACACCTTGCAAGTGATCCTGTTTTGTGAGATGTTCCGGGATTGCGCCAGTAACCTGTCACTTGTGAAACCCCGATCCGCTGGCCTCTGTGAGCCAccctccactccccccacccacccacccagccagccaGCGCTCTGATGGTCGCTGAGGGGAGCTGTACGATGCCGACGTTCCTCCTCGTGCTCAGGAGTCGGCATTCTGGGCAGTAgagcttctccttcagcctcatttatgtactcatttgttttgtacATCCGCGTGGACTCGGAGATTCCTGTCTTACCCAGTCGGTTGTAATCTGTGACTGCCATTATTTGTTTTGTAGCTGAAATTATCCCAGATTTAGCCAGTGAGAGCCCCTTCGAGCTGACatctgtgtccttttgacatacatatgcccatcttttttttcttttcctttttaagcgCTTTCTTACTTTCTACCTTTCCTGCTCCAGCCCTGgaatcatttctccaaagagcctTGGTTCCTTTCAGAGgagaatgatattttaaaaaccaagatctaGATGGAGGCTAGGTGTACTCATTGCTACTAGGGCCTTTCGGGACAGCACTATTGTATGGACAGACCGTGTGTGGACACGGACAGAAATGCGTGTACATACATGTAGGCACATCTGAATTTGTCAGTACCTCTTCTACATAGACATGAAGATATGTGAGTTTGTCCGCTTCCCCCTTTCTGTATGAGTGAGTCCCTTCCCTAATGGTAAGAAACTTGGTTCTTTGATATCCTCAGTGTATTAGTTATCACTTTACTTGTCCATCAACTACCCTCCACCTGCCACCTCCACAGCTCACTCCTATCCAAGAGTCCTGTGTCCATGGAGGCCCCAGGGCCTCTGCACAACTCTCGTTGCCATGAAGCAGCCCCTGCTGCCTCTTCTTTCACCTCGGGGAGGGAAGCTGGGATGCAGCATAGAACTCTTGGTGGGGAAAGCCAGTGGCCGACTGGCCCAGGCAGCCATCTGGATGCCTCATGTGTCTCGGGGCAGAGAGGAATTGGTGCCCTGCACACCAGTGTCGCCTGCATCTCTCACACCCCTGTTCCCTTGGTCTGCAGCCCTTCATGTACGGGGACTACATTGCCTATGACTGCTGGCTGGGGAAGGTGTACGACTTAAAGAACCAGATCATCCTGAAGCTATCCAACGGTGCCAGGTATACCTGGCCATACCTGGCTGCTCTGCAGGGGccacctggggaggggggccgcccatggggaggaggggccaagGATGTTTTTTCCCAGAGCCTGTGACAACATGAGCTCCAAGCACTGGGTCTGACCCTGGGCTAGTCTCCTGTTGCCCTGGCCTCATTTAGAGTGTCTGCTAGGGGTGATGCTTTATTTCAGACACCTTTTAATGGTAGTGAGCAGTCACATATGGGTTAAGGTCTTATTTGTTTTGAGGGAGTTACTTGTACCAGTGTAGAGGCCGAGCTGTGGGCAGAGGATGATTCACACCATTTTAGGGCATGCCAGCATATTGATGCCTCTCGATAACTCCTTTTGATACTGGTCAGCACCATAGCGTGTCCTGGGGCCATGCCTCCCCTGAGACTCTGTCCTTTTGCCCCGTGAACCAAACCCCTGTTCATTCACTATTTCAGGTGCTCCATGAACACAGAAGATGGCGCCAAGCTCTATGATGTCTGCCCCCATGTCAGTGACTCTGTACGTGTGCTCCACCCAGGCAGGCTTCTTGCGGGGGCAGGCTTGGGGGGACAGGGTCTCATGTTCCCTTGCCCTCTGGGCTGGCCAGGAAGGATGACCACTTAGCAAAGAGCTGGGAGCTAGCCTAGGCTAAGCAAGTGCTGCTTCTAGGCAGAGTGGTTTCCCACAGAAGGGGTAGGTATGCACCAGAAGGTCCTAAGGTCTGGGCATGGGCAGGAGTATTAGAAGGTTTCTTTGCATTGTGTTAACTGGATCTCATCCTAAAAAACATCCATTCTTTAGTATTAGAGTCTGTACACTGTCATTACGATATGTTACTTGAGAACAGTAATGTGTGACCATTTGCAAATATGGGGGGCTGGCGAGTGCATGATCAAACAGGTTTGGGGACTATTGCCCTCTAGAGTCCTTGCAGTGTCACCCTTGGCCGACAACATTGACATGGCCTGAGAGCTTGTTAGAATGAGTCAAAGGTACATTCTGGTAAGTTCTCTGGGTGATTTACATGCACTTTAGGTCTAGGAGGTGCTGCTCTGGAGCCCTAGAGTCTGTTTTAgcctggggcagtggggagcatGCCACTGTGAGGTGAGGGAAGGGGTGGATGCCCAGACCACCAGCCCCTGAGGAGATGCCACTCACAAGGACTTCTTCTCTGGCCCCACACCCTGCAGGGTCTCTTCTTTGATGACTCCTACGGCTTCTACCCAGGCCAGGTGCTCATTGGCCCTGCCAAGATCTTCTCTAGCGTCCAGTGGCTGTCAGGGGTCAAGCCTGTGCTCAGTACCAAGAGCAAATTCCGAGTGGTGGTGGAAGAGgtaggggctgggcagggggccgCGTCCTCAGACTCCGTGCCCTGGAGCTGAGCTTTCGTCCACACCTTCGTCGTCTGCTCTGAGGGCTCAGCCCGGCTCCTTAGCCCTATTGATCAGAAAGGGCTTTAAATAAAGGGAAGCCAGGGTGTGGTCATGGGGTGGCGGGTGGGCAGATGTCCCCAAGACTCGCTGATTCAGAGTGAGCAAGGTGGGACGGTGGCGAGTGGCAGTTCCTTTGGGCCCTGATGGGGTGGTGATCCCTCGGACGAGGCTGTAGTTGTCATAGGTGGGGCCTGCTCTGCGGGTGCCATACTTGGGCCCATTCTCAGAAGATCTGCTTCCTGCTCTGGAGGTCagggcagctgcttaaccaagaGAGCTATTAAGCTGCTGACTAAGGCCCTGTCCTACCCACCATCCCCAGGTACAAGTTGTAGAGCTGAAAGTCACATGGATTACCAAGAGTTTCTGTCCAGGGGGCACGGACAGCGTCAGCCCCCCGCCCTCTGTCATTACCCAGGAAAACCTAGGCAGGTGAGTGGCTCCTGCGTGCCCACTCCAACAACCCCAGTGGCATGCCCTGAGCAAGTTTCTGGGCCAGAGTCATAGATGTGGGGGTGCCGAGATCATCCTTGACCTACTCCTCACTTCTCCCTCCCAGGGTGAAGCGTCTCGGATGCTTTGACCATGCTCAGCGGCAGCTTGGAGAGCGCTGTCTGTATGTCTTCCCAGCCAAGGTAGAGCCGGCCAAGATTGCCTGTGAATGTCCAGAAAAACACTGCGCCCAGGGGGAGGGCTCTATGGCCAAGAAGGTATGTCCTTGGGGTTGGGATCGGTGGGCATTTGAGGAACTGGCCTTGAGCTATTTCCACAGCCAGGAAGGAGAGTCTGTGCTTTAGGCCTTGGGGGGCAGCCCTGATCTCCTTTGCAGGCCACCTAGGTGTGTATAGCTGCCCCCCTCTCCCCAAGCTGCCTGGGTGTCCCTCATGCCCAGGGTGGGGCCATGGTGGTCCTGCGGCTCCACAGCCCCCGCCCTCCCTGTCCACCCTTACAGGTGAAGCGCCTGTTGAAGAAGCAGGTTGTGAGGATCATGTCCTGCTCCCCGGACACCCAATGCACTAGAGACCATTCCATGGAGGacccaggaaagaaaggaggggccAAAGCCAAAAGCGAAACAGGGTCCGTCAGTCCCGAAGAGACGCCTGATGGGTCCACCAGCCCGGTGGACATGCAAGATGAGGGCTCAGAGGAAGCCCAGGACACGAGTGAGCAGCTGCCCCCCTTCCTGCTGAAGGAAGGTGGAGACGACAGGCTGCACTCAGCAGAGCAGGACGCGGATGACGAGGCTGCTGATGACACAGATGACACCAGCTCGGTGACCTCCTCTGCTAGCTCCACCACTTCCTCCCAGAGTGGCAGTGGTACAAGCAGAAAAAAGAGCATCCCTTTGTCTATCAAGAACTTAAAGCGAAAACACAAGCGGAAGAAGAATAAAATCACTCGTGACTTTAAGCCGGGGGACAGGTAAACCCAGAGGGCGCCTCTCCCTGCTGACTGGAGAAGGTCCAGCCTGGGGCTGACCCTTTGGTGCCTGCACACACAAGCATACACAGTCCACAAGCCCTCTGTGGGCTCAGAGGCACCCAGCTGAGGTGTCTCGGATTGGCCTGGATAGAAAAGAGAGGTCTGGGAGTGGGGCAGCGGGTGGCATGGTGGCACTGGCCCCAGGTCTGGCCCCTGGGATCACATTCACGAGGTCTCCCAAAGGAGACCTTTCTCCAAGGAGGTTGCAGGGCAGGGGAGGTGTAGGTGAGCACATGTGGACCGCTTTGTCTTCCTTCTCGCCCGTTTGTGTGGCCTGGCTGGCTGGTGGCACCGTGCCTGCAGGGTGGCAGTGGAGGTGGTAACCACCATGACCTCGGCAGACGTCATGTGGCAGGATGGCTCCGTGGAGTGCAACATTCGCTCCAATGACCTCTTTCCCGTGCACCACCTGGACAACAACGAATTCTGCCCTGGAGACTTCGTGGTGGACAAGCGAGGTAGTGCTGCCTCCAGAAGGCTGTCCAGCAGAGGGCCTGGACAGGGCTTAGGGGGGATGGGCCGGAGGTCTCAGGGACAGGGAGGAAACAACCCCTTAGAAGGTGACTCACTTTTTCAAGGACCGGGGCAGCCTTTTCTGGTCTCCCAGCCTAGGCAGAGGACATGTGGGTTCCGTGCCTGGCTATGGTTGAGATGTAGTGAGGGGCAGGTGGCCCCACCAGGACTCCTTACCTAGACGTTCCCTCCTCTGGTTCCGCAGTCCAGAGCTGTCCGGACCCCGCTGTCTATGGTGTGGTGCAGTCCGGGGACCATGTGGGCCGTACCTGCATGGTGAAGTGGTTCAAGCTACGGCCAAGTGGCGATGACGTGGAGGTGAGTACACGCGGTCCACACTGCTTCATGGTGGGCTAGGTGTCAGGCCCCTGGGCTCACGACGACCCATCCTATCCTCCAGCTGATTGGAGAAGAGGAAGACGTGAGTGTCTACGACATTGCTGACCACCCTGACTTCCGGTTCCGCACAACTGACATCGTCATCCGCATTGGCAATACTGAGGATGGAGCTCCTCACAAGGAGGATGAGGTAGGGCTGCCTGCCTCCTAGGCAGCATCTGCAGTCCCTCGAGGTGCCACCAGGTGGCTCCAGAAGACAAGACGTGCTGTGCTCTGGGCTCCCCAAGTGCCTCCCCAGGAGGGCAGCTGCCTGACGGCCTCCCCAAGGATTCACCCACCTTTGGGATCAGGCTTCATGTAGCTGGTCCTGAGTGCTGTGGGGGCACAGGAGAGGCTTGGGGAGGTGGCATCTGAGCTGGGCCTTGATGAGTGAGTGGGAAATTGGGGTCAAGCAGAGGAAGAGTAGGACCAAACATCCCATGGCAGGGACCCCGTTGTAAGAGTGTCAGGAAGCCCAGCGAGAGCTGACTATGAGTAGGAATGGAATCAGTAGGGGCTTGTGTGCTCGACTGCCCGTTTTGGAACCAGAGGGTCCTACGCTTAAGCTGCTCACCAAGTGTGGCCTCTGGCTGGCACCCACATCCCTTCCCTTCTTGTGGCCTCACCCTTGTCACCCATTGCTCCCTTTTGGTGGTGCTGTGGCCCTCATCCCTCGGAGAGCTGCTCCTTGACCCTGCCCCATTTACCCTGCAGCCGTCAGTTGGCCAGGTGGCCCGCGTGGATGTCAGCAGCAAGGTGGAGGTGGTGTGGGCTGACAACTCAAAGACCATCATTCTGCCCCAGGTGAGCCCTTTGCCAATGCCCAGACCACATGGCTCACAACTGTGGCAGCTGGGCTGGGAGCCTCGGCCTGTCTCCTGTCCCTGCTCAAGGAACAGGAAGACGGGCTCTCAGATCTTCCTAGTGAGGGTCTCTTCTTTTGGGAGTTTGGGTCTCAGGGAGAGCTTAAGAGGGAGGGGTTATTATATGCCAAGCTCTGGGCAGAGGGAGTTAGGAGAACAGAGGGGCAGCCCACAGCTGGCCCATAGTCTTGCCCCACCCGGAAGGTTTGCAGGTTTGCCTGCATCCCCGTCTCACTCTGCTAAAAAACATAGGTTACTTCCTATAGAAGGTAGAGCCTTCCCACCAACATTTCTAGGAACATTTCTCCAGatcaggaagagaaaggagaagagctGGCCCCAGTCCtagccccagcccctgctggtGGGTTCTGAGCAACAAAGATGTTCTCAGTATCATTTCTTTGCCCCCACTCTGTTTGAGCCAATCCTCAcatcccttctcccctctcctggtCCCtttagggggtgggggagggagtggcTCACTCCTTCATCCGGACGACCATTCCAGGAATACGTGAACAGGATGTGACACAGGCCAGCTCTCCTCAACCTCCCCCTCCTATTGCATGTTCTCAGCTAAACCCCACAGAGGTGGCTGACCTGAATTCTCTGGGGTGGAGCTGGATTTGCCACCAGGGGTGGCCAGTATTCATAGAGGCAGAGGAGGCTGGAATGGTCCTTGGCTGCCGGTCGGGCCTTTAAGCCCCGCCGCCGGGTGTGGGGTAGGCAGAGgcacctcccagaggcccagggACCACCTAGCACAGAGAGGCCCAACTGCAGAGTCCAGGATAGGAAAGGGGGAAAGGCGGAGGGGGGCCGCTGAGGCCTCAGCATAGCCTGTCACCATCAGCTCTGAGGGTCGGGGGCCGCCCCGGAGCCCTGCAGAGCCTCTCTGAACTGTGCCCATCTGCCCCCAGCACTTGTACAACATTGAGTCTGAGATTGAGGAATCAGACTATGACTCGGTGGAAGGCAGCACCAGTGGGGCATCCTCGGATGAGTGGGAGGACGACAGTGACAGCTGGGAGACGGACAACGGGCTGGTGGAGGATGAGCACCCCAAGATAGAGGAgccccccatcccacctcctgAGCAGCCAGCAGCCCCCGAGGAGGACAAGGGGGTGGTGATCAGTGAAGAGGCTGCCACAGCCGCCATTCAGGGGGCTGTGGCCATGGCTGCGCCCGTGGCTGGGCTGATGGAGAAGGCTGGCAAGGATGGGCCCCCAAAGAGCTTCCGGGAGTTGAAAGAGGCCATCAAGATCCTGGAG
This window contains:
- the UBE2O gene encoding (E3-independent) E2 ubiquitin-conjugating enzyme isoform X4, with the protein product MLKLEDRSVVPRDVVRHMRSTDSQCGTVIDVSIDCAVKLIGTNCIIYPVNSKDLQHIWPFMYGDYIAYDCWLGKVYDLKNQIILKLSNGARCSMNTEDGAKLYDVCPHVSDSGLFFDDSYGFYPGQVLIGPAKIFSSVQWLSGVKPVLSTKSKFRVVVEEVQVVELKVTWITKSFCPGGTDSVSPPPSVITQENLGRVKRLGCFDHAQRQLGERCLYVFPAKVEPAKIACECPEKHCAQGEGSMAKKVKRLLKKQVVRIMSCSPDTQCTRDHSMEDPGKKGGAKAKSETGSVSPEETPDGSTSPVDMQDEGSEEAQDTSEQLPPFLLKEGGDDRLHSAEQDADDEAADDTDDTSSVTSSASSTTSSQSGSGTSRKKSIPLSIKNLKRKHKRKKNKITRDFKPGDRVAVEVVTTMTSADVMWQDGSVECNIRSNDLFPVHHLDNNEFCPGDFVVDKRVQSCPDPAVYGVVQSGDHVGRTCMVKWFKLRPSGDDVELIGEEEDVSVYDIADHPDFRFRTTDIVIRIGNTEDGAPHKEDEPSVGQVARVDVSSKVEVVWADNSKTIILPQHLYNIESEIEESDYDSVEGSTSGASSDEWEDDSDSWETDNGLVEDEHPKIEEPPIPPPEQPAAPEEDKGVVISEEAATAAIQGAVAMAAPVAGLMEKAGKDGPPKSFRELKEAIKILESLKNMTVEQLLTGSPTSPTVEPEKPTREKKFLDDIKKLQENLKKTLDNVAIAEEEKMEAMPDAERKEDKPEGQSPVKAEWPSETPVLCQQCGGKPGVTFTSAKGEVFSVLEFAPSNHSFKKIEFQPPEAKKFFSTVRKEMALLATSLPDGIMVKTFEDRMDLFSALIKGPTRTPYEDGLYLFDIQLPNIYPAVPPHFCYLSQCSGRLNPNLYDNGKVCVSLLGTWIGKGTERWTSKSSLLQVLISIQGLILVNEPYYNEAGFDSDRGLQEGYENSRCYNEMALIRVVQSMTQLVRRPPEVFEQEIRQHFRTGGWRLVSRIESWLETHALLERAHALPNGIPKDSSSPEPPAVAELSDYGREEPEDGGLAAGEASQGSDSEGGAQGPASASRDRTDQTSEAAPDTPVPPSVKPKKRRKSYRSFLPEKSGYPDIGFPLFPLSKGFIKSIRGVLTQFRAALLEAGMPESAEDK
- the UBE2O gene encoding (E3-independent) E2 ubiquitin-conjugating enzyme isoform X3, giving the protein MTVIPTSDPTLLKLEDRSVVPRDVVRHMRSTDSQCGTVIDVSIDCAVKLIGTNCIIYPVNSKDLQHIWPFMYGDYIAYDCWLGKVYDLKNQIILKLSNGARCSMNTEDGAKLYDVCPHVSDSGLFFDDSYGFYPGQVLIGPAKIFSSVQWLSGVKPVLSTKSKFRVVVEEVQVVELKVTWITKSFCPGGTDSVSPPPSVITQENLGRVKRLGCFDHAQRQLGERCLYVFPAKVEPAKIACECPEKHCAQGEGSMAKKVKRLLKKQVVRIMSCSPDTQCTRDHSMEDPGKKGGAKAKSETGSVSPEETPDGSTSPVDMQDEGSEEAQDTSEQLPPFLLKEGGDDRLHSAEQDADDEAADDTDDTSSVTSSASSTTSSQSGSGTSRKKSIPLSIKNLKRKHKRKKNKITRDFKPGDRVAVEVVTTMTSADVMWQDGSVECNIRSNDLFPVHHLDNNEFCPGDFVVDKRVQSCPDPAVYGVVQSGDHVGRTCMVKWFKLRPSGDDVELIGEEEDVSVYDIADHPDFRFRTTDIVIRIGNTEDGAPHKEDEPSVGQVARVDVSSKVEVVWADNSKTIILPQHLYNIESEIEESDYDSVEGSTSGASSDEWEDDSDSWETDNGLVEDEHPKIEEPPIPPPEQPAAPEEDKGVVISEEAATAAIQGAVAMAAPVAGLMEKAGKDGPPKSFRELKEAIKILESLKNMTVEQLLTGSPTSPTVEPEKPTREKKFLDDIKKLQENLKKTLDNVAIAEEEKMEAMPDAERKEDKPEGQSPVKAEWPSETPVLCQQCGGKPGVTFTSAKGEVFSVLEFAPSNHSFKKIEFQPPEAKKFFSTVRKEMALLATSLPDGIMVKTFEDRMDLFSALIKGPTRTPYEDGLYLFDIQLPNIYPAVPPHFCYLSQCSGRLNPNLYDNGKVCVSLLGTWIGKGTERWTSKSSLLQVLISIQGLILVNEPYYNEAGFDSDRGLQEGYENSRCYNEMALIRVVQSMTQLVRRPPEVFEQEIRQHFRTGGWRLVSRIESWLETHALLERAHALPNGIPKDSSSPEPPAVAELSDYGREEPEDGGLAAGEASQGSDSEGGAQGPASASRDRTDQTSEAAPDTPVPPSVKPKKRRKSYRSFLPEKSGYPDIGFPLFPLSKGFIKSIRGVLTQFRAALLEAGMPESAEDK
- the UBE2O gene encoding (E3-independent) E2 ubiquitin-conjugating enzyme isoform X5, which codes for MRSTDSQCGTVIDVSIDCAVKLIGTNCIIYPVNSKDLQHIWPFMYGDYIAYDCWLGKVYDLKNQIILKLSNGARCSMNTEDGAKLYDVCPHVSDSGLFFDDSYGFYPGQVLIGPAKIFSSVQWLSGVKPVLSTKSKFRVVVEEVQVVELKVTWITKSFCPGGTDSVSPPPSVITQENLGRVKRLGCFDHAQRQLGERCLYVFPAKVEPAKIACECPEKHCAQGEGSMAKKVKRLLKKQVVRIMSCSPDTQCTRDHSMEDPGKKGGAKAKSETGSVSPEETPDGSTSPVDMQDEGSEEAQDTSEQLPPFLLKEGGDDRLHSAEQDADDEAADDTDDTSSVTSSASSTTSSQSGSGTSRKKSIPLSIKNLKRKHKRKKNKITRDFKPGDRVAVEVVTTMTSADVMWQDGSVECNIRSNDLFPVHHLDNNEFCPGDFVVDKRVQSCPDPAVYGVVQSGDHVGRTCMVKWFKLRPSGDDVELIGEEEDVSVYDIADHPDFRFRTTDIVIRIGNTEDGAPHKEDEPSVGQVARVDVSSKVEVVWADNSKTIILPQHLYNIESEIEESDYDSVEGSTSGASSDEWEDDSDSWETDNGLVEDEHPKIEEPPIPPPEQPAAPEEDKGVVISEEAATAAIQGAVAMAAPVAGLMEKAGKDGPPKSFRELKEAIKILESLKNMTVEQLLTGSPTSPTVEPEKPTREKKFLDDIKKLQENLKKTLDNVAIAEEEKMEAMPDAERKEDKPEGQSPVKAEWPSETPVLCQQCGGKPGVTFTSAKGEVFSVLEFAPSNHSFKKIEFQPPEAKKFFSTVRKEMALLATSLPDGIMVKTFEDRMDLFSALIKGPTRTPYEDGLYLFDIQLPNIYPAVPPHFCYLSQCSGRLNPNLYDNGKVCVSLLGTWIGKGTERWTSKSSLLQVLISIQGLILVNEPYYNEAGFDSDRGLQEGYENSRCYNEMALIRVVQSMTQLVRRPPEVFEQEIRQHFRTGGWRLVSRIESWLETHALLERAHALPNGIPKDSSSPEPPAVAELSDYGREEPEDGGLAAGEASQGSDSEGGAQGPASASRDRTDQTSEAAPDTPVPPSVKPKKRRKSYRSFLPEKSGYPDIGFPLFPLSKGFIKSIRGVLTQFRAALLEAGMPESAEDK